Sequence from the Pirellulales bacterium genome:
CGGCAATACCAGCGAGCCTCACCTCCATTTTCATCTGCAGGATAATGCCCTTCTGCAGAACGGCGCCGGCATCACCCCCTATTTCACCAACGTGAAGTGCCGCCGCGGGGATGACACTCTAACGGATGAGGAATACACCTTTCTGCAAGGCGATTTCATTCAGCCCACAACCAAGAAGTAACGCCGGGCTGATCACGCGGCTCGCTGTCGCGGCGAGCGGGCCGTGGTCAAATTACTCAATGGCCAGTTTCTGAATCCTCGAATTCCGGGCATCGGCCACGTAGAGATGGTGCTGGCTGTCGAATGCCAGTCCGTGAGGCAGCCGAAATTGGCCCGCTTCTGTTCCCTCGCCCCCCAGTCTGCAAACAAAGTGCCCTTGGGGCGTGAACTTGTGCACGTAGTGGTTGGTCGACGTCACCCACACCTGATCCTGATAGTCGACCGCGATGGCCAGGGGACCTGGCATGTACTTGTGACCGCCAAAATGTCCGGGCGCCACTTCGTTATCTCCCCAGGCGAGCAGAAACGTGCCGTCGGGATTGAACTTCTGCATGCGACCGAGGGAAGCCTCGGTCGTGTAGAGGTCGCCCTGGCTGTCGAAGGCCAGGAAGTGCGGGCCGCCGCCACGGCCTCGCTGCGAGGCGTTTCCGCCAAATTCACCCGTCGCTACGCCATGTTTGCCCCAAGCGCTGATGGGCTCGCCTTGTGGTGATAGCCGCTGCACGCGTTGGTTCGCCTGATCGGCAATATAGATCGATCCATCTCGTCCAAAGGCGATGCCGCCCGGTTGGTCAAACTCTCCGGGGGCGGCTCCCTGCTTGCCGAATTCTCTGACTAATTTGCCGGCCGGATCGTAAACGGCAACTTTGTGCTTCATCATATGCGAGACATAGAGAAGGCCCTCTTTGTCCAGGGCCAGCCCGCCGGGCATGGGATCGGTCTCGAAGCTTCCCAGAAACCGTCCCTCTTGATCGAATTTTTGCACGCGCGATTTGGCCTCGGCGTTGCTCTGCCGGAAGTCGGTAATCAGAATTTCGTCTTTTTGGTTCACCGCAACCGCAATGGGAATGTCGAACTCTCCGTCGCCATGCCCGTTGGTTCCCCATGTCAGTACCACTTGGGGAGTTGATTGGGATTCGTCCTGGCCGTCGGCTCGTGCCCAGAGGGGTGATGAAATGAGCGAAGCGAGCCCGCATCCGCTTACGCTTAAGAAATCCCGGCGGCGCAGTTTCATGGGACTACTCACTGTTTTCTGGCTCGTTCCCGGATAGCCTGTCGGGATTCAATGGTCCCACGGTTTCGTGGACAAGGCAAGCGTTCGCCCGATGCCGGCTCGTTTCAGCCACCGAAAACGGCGGCGGGCCGATAATCTCAAAACAAATGGTCGAGATTACGAGATAGCGGCAAACCCCTCGAACATGTCGCCTGGCTAGGTAGCGTCGTGCTTGCAGAGAACGGCTTTCATTGCCGCACTCTTGGCATAGTCGAGCGGAGTCTTTCCGCCCTTGTTCTTGATTCGTGGATCCGCGCCACTTGCCAGCAGCAGCTTGGCGATCTCTAGCGCACAAGCGCTTTTGCCGGCGGTTGCGGGCGCTCCTGTAGTCGTGACCGCCCGGTGCAGCGGAGTTGATTTGCTCTTCTTGTCAAGAATATTGACGTTAGCGCCATGGGCAATGAGTTCTTTTACCGCCGCGGGACTTCGAAATCGCACGGCGCGATGCAGCGGCGTGACCCCGTTTGCGTCCCTCTCGTTGACGGAGACGCCACATTGGACGAGATGCCGAATGACGAGAACCTGAATCTTGGGATTAGGGGCATGCGCCGAACTCGCAGCCAACAACGCCCCACTCGGATCGCCATCATCGCGGATCATCTTCTTGAGGTCATCAAGCCGCAGTTCAAAAGCTGCTTGTTGTAGTTGGTTCATGGCGTGTTCTGGCGTTCGCCGGTTGCGCAGTCGGCGTGGCGGTTTTGCTCTTCAGTGACGTACGCCAACAGAAAGAGCCCCGTTCATGGAAATAGATGTCACCGCAGGGTGCCGTCACCGCTGCCACAATATCATTATCATTCTTGGATGACCGTGTACGAAATATCGTCCAGGTAGACGTCCTGGCTGTTACCGTCGATCCACGAGGTTACGATGCCGAAGCGGTCAAAATTCGTCGTCTGGTTACTGTCGCTGGAATCCAGAACGAACGTGCTCGACTTGCCTTCCAACATGACGGTGATTCGACCATTGCCGCCCGTGCCGGCCGGTTTGTATTCCATGCTCCAGTCGCGGCTCTTGCCATCAGGTTGAATGGTCGGAAAGTCGCGGACGCTGCCGAGCTTGCTACCGCCTCCCTTTACTCGTAGGACGGGATAAAACCTGAACCCTTCGCTGCTGGGTCCTTCGATATGGATTCCCAAGACGCTTTCGGGCAGACCGTCGCGCTGTGATTCATTGGATCGCATGCTGTCCGCCGCGTTGTAGAAACCGAACAGCGTGGTGCTGTCGCTGACGCCGCGGGTCATGGCGATCTTCCCCGATGCTTTCAGGGGCTTGTCGAGCGTGAGCGGTCCCACGCGATCTCCATAGCAAGCCATTCGTTCGGGATAGCGGCAGTCGCCGCGAAACATCAGGCCGCCAAGCTCGCCCTTATTTTTCCCACCGGCGAAGCTTGTACCGCTGAATCCAAAGTCAAACCGTGGTCGTATGATCCGCGCTGGCGAGGTCTGGCGATTGCTGCGACTGTCCCATTGCGGATCCTGGGCGAAGGTCTCGGCTGGACCGCCGTTGACAGAGATGTCGTCAAACCAGGCCTCCGAGCCGGAATCGGCGCTCTTCATGACATTCATGATGCCGAAGCGGTTGAATTTCGCTCCGTCGTCCTTGTGCGATTCGTCTAAAATGCAGATCGCGGTGCTATTGCCAATCGTCGCAGTTACAACTCCGCGACCCTGCTCGCCCGAGGGATCGTAGCTGAGGGTCCACTTGATGCTTTTCCCGCACGCGAATCCGATCAGATTCATCCGACCGGTGTTCGGATCGA
This genomic interval carries:
- a CDS encoding NHL repeat-containing protein, whose translation is MKLRRRDFLSVSGCGLASLISSPLWARADGQDESQSTPQVVLTWGTNGHGDGEFDIPIAVAVNQKDEILITDFRQSNAEAKSRVQKFDQEGRFLGSFETDPMPGGLALDKEGLLYVSHMMKHKVAVYDPAGKLVREFGKQGAAPGEFDQPGGIAFGRDGSIYIADQANQRVQRLSPQGEPISAWGKHGVATGEFGGNASQRGRGGGPHFLAFDSQGDLYTTEASLGRMQKFNPDGTFLLAWGDNEVAPGHFGGHKYMPGPLAIAVDYQDQVWVTSTNHYVHKFTPQGHFVCRLGGEGTEAGQFRLPHGLAFDSQHHLYVADARNSRIQKLAIE
- a CDS encoding ankyrin repeat domain-containing protein, yielding MNQLQQAAFELRLDDLKKMIRDDGDPSGALLAASSAHAPNPKIQVLVIRHLVQCGVSVNERDANGVTPLHRAVRFRSPAAVKELIAHGANVNILDKKSKSTPLHRAVTTTGAPATAGKSACALEIAKLLLASGADPRIKNKGGKTPLDYAKSAAMKAVLCKHDAT